TGGTGCTAGAGAAAATTCTGCATCCTGGAGGAAATCAATTCTTTGGATACCAGCTGTCAGTATTAATTGATTTAGCCGTCCTAATTTCACCTGCACACCGTTACAAACACCATCTTTCAGTTCCTGCATCAGTTCTAATAACGTCTCAGAACCGATTTCTAACATGGTGTGTGTCAACATTAAAGTTAAAGTCGGACGTCCTAAATCGCTCCAGTATTTTTGAATATAAGCTAGTTCGCTTCTGATTTGATCCAGCAGAAAATGGTAATCAAGGGTTAAGTAAAACTGCTGCGAATCTAAAAATGATGGTAAAAATACAACTGTCTCACCTAGAATCCGAAAGATTCTAGAGGTTGTCAAACTCCGTAGCCGCCTCACTGGTCGACCAGTCAAACCTAGTTTGTCATTTCGCCCAATTTGGGTATAAATAGCTGAAAGTTCCCCAGCTTTTCTAACTTGAATCGGTTCTACTTGTTTAGGAGTTTGTGTCTCAATACCGTGAACTTCTAGTTTTTTTTGTAAATCTTCATCTTCTGCGAGTAAGGCAATTTGTACCAAAGCCTGACGCTGTTTTCCTACACACAAATGTCTTCCCAAGGGGTCGATATCACCAACTGCCACTAACCCTTCACTCAACATTTGACTAAGAATATACAAACTCTGCGCCCACACTAAGGGAATATTTTCATTAGGTAAACGTGGTTGAGTTTGGGGTGCTAACTTTTCTGCTTCTATGTTTTCGGCTGGCACATAATAAAGTTCTGGCAATAAACGTAAACTATTGCGTTCAACAAGTAATGGTTCTAAAAGTTCTTGGTATTTTGTAACCTGTTCTTGATTACCACGAAACAACCCATCTAAAACTAAATAAGTGAAAAATAACGGCCATTCGCATTCGATATGCTCAAATTGTTTAAGTTCCCACGGTTCGTAGTGTAAGCGATGGCTGTCTTCCAAAACGGTTTGGTGACCGTCGCGCAAAAAGCGTTTGCAGCCATATTTACCTGCAAGTTTGTTGATAATGTCGTTTAAAGTACGTTCCTGTAGTTGCAAATCTTCTACTGCAAAGGCAGGAAAACTAATGATACTCAGCAGCGCTGCATCAATTTCTTTGGAACCCGATTCTCTTGGCAATAGAGATTCTAGTGTAATCCGAGCGCGGGCAATTTCATCTGGTAGCACATGAATTACTGATGTTTGGCTACCATGCACGCCAAATAAATTTAGTCCGTTGATGGCTTCTAAAGCAGCCTTTGCCATCCCTACAGAACTGGCGTTTAATTCAGCATTTCCACGATTGATTTTATTCCCACGTTCCCAAATACCGTAATCTGGTGTACGGTAAGCTCGTCCAATATAGTAAACCAAATTTTGGACGAAGTTCACTTCATCAAGTGTGTAAATTATTGGCAATCCCGCAGCGGTCATTTGCGCCAACATTAATAAAAATATAGATGTAGCATCAAGTTGCAAATGCCCCCACTCATTATCACCAACAACAATGTCGCCGCTTGCAGTGTTGTATTTGGCGTGCAAACCATCCAATAGCGACTGAGTGTGTTTAAATGTCTCTACCTTATGAGCTTGCCGCATCATTGCAAAAAGCAACCCGCGCATTAGCTTGATAACGCTGTGTTCTAGTTCATAAGTATGTCCTTCGTGGTCGTCAATTTTGCGGTATGCAAGTGCTAAACCCCAAACTGCCAAAATGCTGTAAACGTTGTCTCGTACCCAAGCATCAGTATAATCACCGTGGGCAGTAATTGCCGTACTCGCAGGTAGTAATCCAGTAATCGGATTCTGGCGAGTCAGGATAATCGTCTTGATTTGCTGGTAGTAGTACTCTAGACGAGCTAGCAATTCGGTGGCTGTTTTCATGATTTGGTTTAAAGCAGCTTGCAGTATTCGACCCTGTGGCTGTGAGGCAAAGCTGGAATTGACAGTTAAGGGTGGGATGAGTTTCTTATTATCTCGTGTAAATCGGCATCTAGTTGCTGAATTTCAGTCAACCATAACTAAAATCCAAGATTTTTTCAAATCTTCATCACCACGCATACGAGTTTATACATATCTTTAAACTATTTTTGATAATTCTTAAGAAGGATCAACAATCATTCAAAAGAGGCAAGTTTAACTAAAAACAGATTGACTACATTATGAATATAAAAATTTGATAACGCTAGAAAAGGCAATAGCAAAGGGGATGAATTATGTCTCTGCGTTACAACGAAAATCATGCTCTTTTGGTAAAATTGGTATACTCCCAAGTTAAAGTTAATGGCAAAAACGAGTTAGTACCACTAGAGCTATATGCTGATGGTTCACTCAAGCGGTCTGTTGGATAAGTAAGTGTTAGGAATTAAGTTATTTATTCTTTGGCAATAAATACTGTTAATTACTGCTAATTAGACAGGCTTTTTGCATATTATCCCCCTTAATCTTTAGATCAGGGGGATAATATTAACTTAATTTTTACTTAGACTTATAATTGGTGATTAAGCTTAAATTCTAATTGACGTGTGTTTAGACATTGCTAGGTATAGACATCAGCTTCTAGGTGACGGCTAAAATCAGACTAGCGATCGCAAAGATAGTTATGACAGGCTTATTTGTTAGTTTATTCAACCATACAGAGACAAGAAACATCTGTCAACTTGACGATGAATAATTGCCCTTGTGCAGATGTCATTACCAAGATACTGGTTATTACTGATGTTGTAAAGACTTTAAATTTATAAACTTTGTCTGTATATTCGTTGATGAGCTTGAGATAAATAGTAGTAGTAGTAAAATCTACTCTAAGTTTTATAGAAAATATATAAAAAGCAAGGCAAAATGTTGCCCAATTGTGCAAAATCCTACTAATGGGGAATACTACTAATAAGTAGCTACCGAATAACACCATTCCGGGTTAATATTATTACTTAGCGATGTCTTAATTAAATATCGATATTGAGTTTTTGAGATTTTATGGACAAAAGTCCACAAGATGGCAGTATCAACCTCCTCTGAACTGGTGAGGCAGTCTCCCAGCGCGGGGGAGACATTAGGAGGTATTATGCTTACACAAGATATTCGTAATTCACTGATTGATGTTACAGATTTAAACCAGCTGAAATGGGATTTAAATCGCTTACAACCAGTGGATGTGGGGGAATATATTGCAGAATTGCCGAAAAAACAACGAGCGATCGCATTTCGTTTACTCAACAAATCTCAGGCAATTGATGTATTTGAATATCTGCCTACAGAGGTGCAAGAAGAACTGATTAATTCTCTGCATGATGTTGAGGTAGTACAACTTGTAGAAGCGATGAGTCCGGATGAACGGGCAGAATTGTTTGATGAACTACCAGCAGGGGTGATTAAACGGTTACTACAAGAACTGAGTCCCGAACAAAGGCAAGCAACAGCAACAATCCTTGGCTATCCAGAAGGTACTGCTGGGCGAGTGATGACAACAGAATATGTCCGGTTGCGGGAAGGATTGACTGTAGGCGAAGCCCTGAGCAAAATCCGCCGCCAGGACGAAGATAAAGAGACGATTTACTATGCTTACGTTACGGACGATAACCGTACGCTGGTCAGAGTTGTTTCATTGCGCCAGTTGCTGTTTACTTTTCCTGATGTCTTCATCCGAGATATTGCCAGCAATCGCGTCATTAAGGTGAAAACCGAAACCTCTCAAGAAGAAGTCGCCCAAATTATGAAGCGTTACGACTTGATCGCTATCCCTGTGGTAGATAGGGAAGACCGATTGGTCGGCATTGTCACGATTGACGATGTAATCGATATTTTAGAGGAGGAGGCCACAGAAGATATTCAAAAACTGGCAGGTGTGAGTGGCGATGAAGGTGCATTATCTCCTCCTTTACTCACCATGCGTAATCGCTTGCCTTGGCTGTTGGGAATCATGGCACTATATATTGGTGCTGCTAGTGCGATCGCACCTTTTCAATCTGTAATTTCTGCCGTGCCAGTTCTTGCAGTCATCATGCCAATTTTTTCTAATACTGGTGGTACTGTCGGTATCCAAGCATTAACAGTCACGATTAGAGGTTTAGGTGTAGGCGAAGTCACACCCAAAGATACCCTGAAAATTCTTCGTAAAGAACTTCTTGCCGGTTTAGGTACAGCAGTAGTTTTAGCCAGCACGATGATCTTGCTTTCCTTGATTTGGGCGCGTCCCCAAGAGCGATGGGTGGCTTTAATTGCCGGAATGGTAATGGCAACTAATACAATTGTGGCGGTGACACTCGGCACTTTACTGCCAATGGGGTTGAAACGATTGAAGCTCGATCCTGCTTTGGTTAGTGGGCCGTTAGTGACAACAATGCTTGATACAATTGGATTTTTAACATTCCTCACCCTAATTTCTCTGGCTTTAAAAGTTTTACATTTGCCAAGTTGAAAGGGATTAGTTATTGGGCATGGGGCATGGAAAATGGGGCATAGGACATTGGAAAACTCTTTCCTAGTCCCCAATACCCAGTCCCCAGTACCCAGTCTCCAGCCCCCATTTCCCAAATTTTATGCCTACTACTACCTGGAATCGTCATCACGTTCTCTCTTTGGCTGACTTCACTACCGCTGAATATGACACTGTTTTACAAACTGCTGCTTCTTTTCAAGAAGTGTTGTCGCGGCGCACAAAGAAAGTGCCAACTTTGCAGGGGCAGGTGGTGGCGAATTTATTTTTTGAACCATCTACTCGAACACGCAGCAGTTTTGAACTCGCTGCTAAACGGTTAAGTGCGGATACACTGAACTTTGCCGCATCTACTTCTTCTATGACTAAGGGGGAGACAATTCTCGACACGGCGAAGACTTATTTAGCAATGGGAACTGATATTATGGTAGTCCGCCATAAGGAGGCAGGAGTACCAAATGCGATCGCCCAAGAGATGGATCGTCTTGGTGTACGAGTCAGTGTTCTCAATGCTGGTGATGGTCAACATGAGCATCCTTCCCAAGCACTGCTAGATGTATTTACAATTTGTACTCTAATTGACCGTGATCATCCTCGATTGGAACTTTTGAAGGGTAAAAAAATTGCCATTGTTGGGGATATTCTTCATTCTCGTGTCGCACGCTCAAATATTTGGAGTTTAATTGCTAGCGGCGCTCAAGTGCATCTCGCAGCACCACCGACTCTCTTACCCAAATTTTTTGCTGAGTATATTTCTGAGGAGTCAGGAGTTAGGAGTTCTTCTCCCTCATCTCCCAATCCCCAACTATTTTTACATTGGCAGTTAGAACCTGCTTTGCAAGATGCTGATTTTGTCATGACTCTGCGTCTGCAAAAAGAACGCATGACGGCTCATTTACTTCCAAGTTTGCGAGAATATCATCAACTGTTTGGGATTACACGCGCAAAGCTGCAACTGTGTAAGCCTAATGTTAAGGTTTTGCACCCAGGCCCCGTCAACCGTGGTGTCGAAATTAGCTCTGACCTGATGGATGATCCAGAATTTAGTCTTATTCAATCTCAAGTTACCAGCGGTGTAGCGGTTCGCATGGCATTGCTGTATTTATTAGGTAGCGGCAAGGCTTAAGTAATTTAAAATTCAAAATGGAAGAGGAGCGTTACAGCTAAAGCAATTTTATTATCTGTAACGCTCCTGTTGACAATCTCAGCATTTCGATTATTCTAGAAATATGGATAAAGATAAAGATACAGCTCGGTATGCAGATATTTTTGCTGCACTGGGATCAGAGCCTCGGCTGGATATTATGCGGCTACTGTTCGCGGCTTATCCAGACGGGATAACTGTGGGTGAAATCCAGGAAAAAATCAAGATTCCGAACTCAACGCTATCGCACCATTTAGAAAAGCTGCGGATTGAAGGATTAGTTAATAGCAGTAAAGAGAAGCAATTTCTGCGTTACTCAGCAAATGCTGAGACAATGGAGAGTTTGCTGTC
This region of Nostoc sp. UHCC 0302 genomic DNA includes:
- a CDS encoding glycoside hydrolase family 15 protein; translated protein: MKTATELLARLEYYYQQIKTIILTRQNPITGLLPASTAITAHGDYTDAWVRDNVYSILAVWGLALAYRKIDDHEGHTYELEHSVIKLMRGLLFAMMRQAHKVETFKHTQSLLDGLHAKYNTASGDIVVGDNEWGHLQLDATSIFLLMLAQMTAAGLPIIYTLDEVNFVQNLVYYIGRAYRTPDYGIWERGNKINRGNAELNASSVGMAKAALEAINGLNLFGVHGSQTSVIHVLPDEIARARITLESLLPRESGSKEIDAALLSIISFPAFAVEDLQLQERTLNDIINKLAGKYGCKRFLRDGHQTVLEDSHRLHYEPWELKQFEHIECEWPLFFTYLVLDGLFRGNQEQVTKYQELLEPLLVERNSLRLLPELYYVPAENIEAEKLAPQTQPRLPNENIPLVWAQSLYILSQMLSEGLVAVGDIDPLGRHLCVGKQRQALVQIALLAEDEDLQKKLEVHGIETQTPKQVEPIQVRKAGELSAIYTQIGRNDKLGLTGRPVRRLRSLTTSRIFRILGETVVFLPSFLDSQQFYLTLDYHFLLDQIRSELAYIQKYWSDLGRPTLTLMLTHTMLEIGSETLLELMQELKDGVCNGVQVKLGRLNQLILTAGIQRIDFLQDAEFSLAPVKNAGLRCYYLAYHPEKNWRLGHTQEFQMESETNLGLLLSCLRASENIYEQIELLQTLTRLQGLQFDTGYGGPGYPVTVTDLLDEVYTKAGDLGLWAVVRRAAGLRQMVDIGLSDAVTSILVRGKQIAVGKAYSEASLIAVPTSHDEIADKINHFCREDIRDRVLTQEIIIYLGILIRAEPQLFQGLLTLRVGYLILLLTSELAQELHVTQDEAYDYLMQLSPFEVKMRLRQVLAGYTGMSNLLRQQESLHVKQKESDIAWVVQTAIAEEIEVPPGGWRRFRQGEGATGRVPKEFFKQVWVLLQHCKGLVIGDKLERRNRLDSELMLSEMTAGERNFALLVEHLLNKIEAPEYRQVNIEALAGLAAIAAKNPNLQIEEYIVLDVLIGHAVRLAWLENHPERGDRYDEDKASAWRSFYNTSPKDCANYILKAFRFLTEFVKDF
- the mgtE gene encoding magnesium transporter, coding for MLTQDIRNSLIDVTDLNQLKWDLNRLQPVDVGEYIAELPKKQRAIAFRLLNKSQAIDVFEYLPTEVQEELINSLHDVEVVQLVEAMSPDERAELFDELPAGVIKRLLQELSPEQRQATATILGYPEGTAGRVMTTEYVRLREGLTVGEALSKIRRQDEDKETIYYAYVTDDNRTLVRVVSLRQLLFTFPDVFIRDIASNRVIKVKTETSQEEVAQIMKRYDLIAIPVVDREDRLVGIVTIDDVIDILEEEATEDIQKLAGVSGDEGALSPPLLTMRNRLPWLLGIMALYIGAASAIAPFQSVISAVPVLAVIMPIFSNTGGTVGIQALTVTIRGLGVGEVTPKDTLKILRKELLAGLGTAVVLASTMILLSLIWARPQERWVALIAGMVMATNTIVAVTLGTLLPMGLKRLKLDPALVSGPLVTTMLDTIGFLTFLTLISLALKVLHLPS
- a CDS encoding aspartate carbamoyltransferase catalytic subunit; translated protein: MPTTTWNRHHVLSLADFTTAEYDTVLQTAASFQEVLSRRTKKVPTLQGQVVANLFFEPSTRTRSSFELAAKRLSADTLNFAASTSSMTKGETILDTAKTYLAMGTDIMVVRHKEAGVPNAIAQEMDRLGVRVSVLNAGDGQHEHPSQALLDVFTICTLIDRDHPRLELLKGKKIAIVGDILHSRVARSNIWSLIASGAQVHLAAPPTLLPKFFAEYISEESGVRSSSPSSPNPQLFLHWQLEPALQDADFVMTLRLQKERMTAHLLPSLREYHQLFGITRAKLQLCKPNVKVLHPGPVNRGVEISSDLMDDPEFSLIQSQVTSGVAVRMALLYLLGSGKA